A single Streptomyces mirabilis DNA region contains:
- the sufD gene encoding Fe-S cluster assembly protein SufD — MAEAQNIPVGSTTAGQIAVAAESTVATRMSAPPSFDVADFPVPHGREEEWRFTPLERLRGLHDGTAVATGNGLKVDVEAPAGVVVETVGRDDARLGRAGTPVDRVAAQAYSAFEKAGVITVPKETVLTEPIRVAVHGEGGVAYGHQVVELGAFAEAVVVIDHTGDAVLAANVDYILGDGAKLTVVSVQDWDDKAVHVGQHNALIGRDATFKSFVVTFGGDLVRLHPRVAYAGTGGEAELFGLYFTDAGQHQEHRLLVDHNTPHCKSNVAYKGALQGDGAHAVWIGDVLIEAKAEGTDTYEMNRNLVLTDGARVDSVPNLEIETGEIVGAGHASATGRFDDEQLFYLMARGIPADEARRLVVRGFFAELVQQIGVDDIEQRLLVKIDEELEASV; from the coding sequence ATGGCTGAGGCTCAGAACATCCCGGTGGGGTCCACCACCGCCGGCCAGATCGCGGTGGCCGCCGAGTCGACCGTCGCCACGCGCATGAGCGCGCCCCCGTCCTTCGACGTGGCGGACTTCCCGGTCCCCCACGGCCGCGAGGAGGAGTGGCGGTTCACTCCGCTGGAGCGCCTGCGCGGGCTGCACGACGGGACCGCGGTCGCGACCGGCAACGGCCTGAAGGTCGACGTGGAGGCGCCCGCGGGCGTCGTCGTGGAGACCGTCGGCCGTGACGACGCGCGCCTCGGCAGGGCGGGCACTCCGGTGGACCGCGTCGCCGCCCAGGCGTACTCCGCGTTCGAGAAGGCCGGCGTGATCACCGTCCCCAAGGAGACGGTGCTCACCGAGCCCATCCGCGTCGCGGTGCACGGAGAGGGCGGCGTCGCCTACGGCCACCAGGTCGTGGAGCTCGGAGCCTTCGCCGAGGCCGTCGTCGTCATCGACCACACCGGTGACGCCGTGCTCGCCGCCAACGTCGACTACATCCTGGGCGACGGCGCCAAGCTCACCGTCGTCTCCGTCCAGGACTGGGACGACAAGGCCGTGCACGTGGGCCAGCACAACGCGCTGATCGGCCGGGACGCCACGTTCAAGTCATTCGTGGTCACGTTCGGCGGCGACCTCGTGCGCCTGCACCCGCGCGTGGCCTACGCCGGCACCGGCGGTGAGGCCGAGCTGTTCGGTCTCTACTTCACGGACGCGGGCCAGCACCAGGAGCACCGTCTGCTGGTCGACCACAACACCCCGCACTGCAAGTCGAACGTCGCCTACAAGGGCGCGCTCCAGGGCGACGGCGCGCACGCCGTGTGGATCGGTGATGTCCTCATCGAGGCCAAGGCCGAGGGCACGGACACGTACGAGATGAACCGCAACCTGGTTCTGACCGACGGCGCCCGCGTCGACTCCGTGCCGAATCTGGAGATCGAGACCGGCGAGATCGTCGGCGCCGGACACGCCTCCGCGACCGGCCGCTTCGACGACGAGCAGCTCTTCTACCTGATGGCCCGCGGCATCCCCGCCGACGAGGCCCGCCGACTGGTGGTCCGCGGGTTCTTCGCCGAGCTCGTGCAGCAGATCGGTGTCGACGACATCGAGCAGCGCCTTCTCGTGAAGATCGACGAGGAGCTGGAGGCGTCGGTCTGA